The Mesorhizobium opportunistum WSM2075 DNA window CCAGAGTGCCGGGATCCTGGCCCGCCGGTTGGAAAGCCCGCCGCCCAGGCGGGCTCTCTGCGTTTCTCGATGCCGGTTGTTGCCGTGGCATCAAGCCATCCGGCGGAACGCAAATGCCCCAGAGGCGTTCATCTCCAGGCAACATCGCCAAGCGTGACGTGAGATCGGCACGCAGGCGCACAGGGAGCGGGAACCATGAGCTTAGGCACCATACTCATCATCATTCTTGTCATTGCGCTGCTTGGCGGCTTCAGCGGGCTCGGCGGCGGACCGTTCTACGGAACCGGTTATTATGGTGGCGGCGGGCTCGGCCTTGTGCTGCTGATCATCATCATCCTTGTTCTGCTCGGGCGTATCTAGCGGTGCGGTTCCGCCGTCGTCAGTCGCTCGCATTCTCGTGACCCCATCGGCAGGGCCGCGCACCGCATTGTGATGAAAGCAGGCCGGCTTGTGATCCGGCATTTCGTGCGACTGAGGTATGGTGATTTCGGTCCACACCCCCCGTGGAAACAAGAGGAGAGGGTCCCACCCCTTGTCCTCCTCCAAGGCCCGCCCCGGCATCCCGGAGCGGGCTTTCTTTTTTCGCCTAGCGGTGTGTCGTCCGCGATCGCGGACACTTTCTGGCAGAGCGCTACGAGGCCTTCCTTCATGGCGGTCCGTATCGTCGAGAAACATCCACCTGCCAATCGTTGACACAATTGCCGCATCGAGATATTGAACAGGACTATACAGGTTTACTGAACAGGTACGCATATGAAGCGGCGCGCGGTTCAATTGTCTCCCGGCACGGGAAAGCCCGAGCAGATCGCCACCGTTCTCGAACATGAAATCCGTTCCGGCGTGCTCGGCTTCGGCGACCGGCTGCAAAGCGAGAACGAGCTCGTCCAGCGCTTCTCCGTCAGCCGCAACACGGTCCGCAAGGGGCTCGAGGAGCTGTCCAGCCGCGGGCTGATCACCACAAAGGTCGGCATCGGTTCCTTCGTCACTTTCGATGGCAAGCCGGTCGACGATGCCATCGGCTGGTCGCGGGCGCTGGCCAATGCCGGCGCCAATGCCGAGACGCGGACGCTGCGGCTGGAGGTTATCGAGGACGCCGATCTGGCTGCCATGCTGGAGATCGAAAGCCCGTTCTTCATTGCCGTCGACCGGGTGCGCACCAATGCCAGCGACGGCCATGCAATCTCCATCGAGCGCAGCCGCCTGCCGTTATCGCCCGAGCTGGAAGACGTGCCGCTTCGCGGCCTGCGCGAAGGCTCGCTGCACCAGACGCTGCGCGCCGCCGGCCTCATTCCCGACCATGGCGAGGAATGGGTGGGCATCGAGATGCTCAATGCGGAGGACGCCGCCATCCTCGGCTGCCCGCAAGGTACGCCTTTCCTGCGCGGCCGCCGATTGACCCGCGCCGCCGATGACCGGCCGATCGAATATGTCACCAGCCTGCTCAACCCGGCGCATTTCGCGCTGCATATGAGGTTCTGAGCGATGCCGGATAGCACGACACTCGATCGGGCGATGGGCGCGTTTGTCGGCGGAGCGCTGGGCGACGCGCTCGGCATGCCGACGCAGCTTCTGTCACCGGCCCGGATTGCCGAACTCCACGGCCATGTCGAGGATTTCATCGCGCCTTTCGCCGACCATCCGGTGTCGAAGGGACTTCTGGCCGGAACCATTACCGACGATACCGAACAGGCGCTGCTGCTCGGCCGCATCCTCGTCGAATCGGGCGAGCGCTTCGACCATGCGCGTTGGGTCAACGCGCTGCTCGACTGGGAGCGCGAGGTCAAGGTACGCGGCAGCTACGATCTCTTGGGGCCGTCGACCAAGCGCGCCATCGACGCCATCAACAATGGCGTGCCGGCGGAAGAGGCGGGGCGCAGTGGCGATACCAATGGCGCGGCCATGCGCATCGCCCCGGTCGGCATCATGATGCCGCTGGAACCGCTGGACGCGTTCGTCGCCAAGGTAGCCGAAACCTGCCGCGCAACGCACAACACGTCGATCGCCATCGCCTCGGCCGCTGCCGTTGCGGCGGCCGTCAGCCGTGGCATCGCCGGTGGCGACTGGCGCGCCGCATCCGACAGCGCCGTCGCGGCGGCGAGGCGAGGGGCAACGCTCGGCCATTGGGTGACCGGTGGCGACATCGCAGCTCGCATTGTCTGGGCGCAGGATATCGTGCGCGGCAAGACGAAAAGGGATGCGATCCGGATGATCATCGATCTGGTCGGCACCGGCGTCGCCAGCCAGGAATCGGTTCCGGCAGCCTTCGCTGTTCTGGAAGTCGCGGGCGGTGATCCCTGGCGGGCGGCGGTCATCAGTGCCAATCTCGGCGGCGATACCGACACGATCGGCGCCATCGCCGCCGGCATGGCGGGTGCCTGTGCCGGCTTCTCGCGATTGCCACGGCAGCGTGTCGCTGATCTCAAGGGCTTCGACATGGCGGACGTTCGCGCACTGGCAGCCGATCTCGTCGCGGCAAGGGTGGCAAGGAGCGGTGCGCAGAAAACGGGCTCCGGCAAGGACGCCGCGGCATGAGCGGGCGTCTCGTCCATGTCGGCAGCGCGGTGGTCGATCATGTCTACCGCATCGATGCCTTGCCGACGCCAGGCACCGAGAAGACCGCGTCGAGCTACGCGCAGGTCGCCGGCGGCGGTTTCAACATGATGGTCGCGGCCAGCCGCACAGGCATGAAGGTGGTGTTCGGCGGGCAGCTCGGCAGCGGACCGAATGGCGACTTCCTGTGCGCGGCCTTTGCCACGGAGGGGATCGAGACCCTGACACCGCCATCGCCGGTCATGGACAGCGGCAATTGCGTCGCCATGATCTCGAGCGACGCCGAACGCACGTTCGTGTCGTGGCCGGGGGCGGAGAGCACTCTCAGCCTCGACATGATGACGCCGGTGTCGGTGGCACCGGGGGATTGGGTGTTCACGTCAGGCTATACGCTGAGCTATCCCAACAGCCGCGACGCACTCACCGACTGGATCGAGGCGCTGCCGGCGCAAACGCCTTTTGTCTTTGATCCGACACCGATCGTCTCAGACATTCCACGCCCCATCCTGTCGCGGGTGCTTGCCCGCACGACATGGCTGAGCTGCAACATGACGGAAGCGGTCGAGATTGCCGGTCAGGGCGATGTCGAGAGCCTCGCGACTCGGCTGCTTGCCGATCATTGTCCTCGGGCCGATGGTGTCGTCATCCGCAGCGCCGCCAAGGGCTGCCATATCAGGTTGGCAACGGGTTCGGCCCAAACCATTCCAGGTTTCAAGGTGGCGGCGGTCGACACCAACGGCGCCGGCGACACCCATATCGGCGCTTTCGTCAGTGCGCTGTCGCGCGGCGTGCACTGCTTTGAGGCAGCGCGCTACGCCAATGCGGCGGCCGCCATTTCGGTTACCCGCCATGGCGGCTCGTCGGCGCCAAACGATGCGGAAATCCAGACTTTCCTGAGCCAGGCCGCCGCGACCGGCACGCCGGGCCAGAACCAGAAGGCCCATCAGACAGCCTGAACAGCCTGACAAGCCCGGGAAGCGGGCAAACCAAAGAGAGGAACCAACATGCGCATGCCAAGACTGACTGCTCTCTTGACGGCGACCGCCGTCTTCACCACCGCGCTCACGCTGGCCGCCAGTGCCGCCGAAGTGCATGTGCTCAACTGGAAGGGCTATGGCGCTGACGAGCCGTGGGCCGTCGAGGCCTTCGAAAAGGCGACCGGCAACAAGGTCGTCAACGATTTCTTCAATTCCGAACAGGAAATGCTGACCAAGATCCGGACCAATCCCGGTCTCTATGACGTGGTCATGATCAACGCCGCTTTCAACGACCAGGCGATGGCGGAAAAGCTGATCCAGCCGATCGACACCTCGAAGCTGCCGAACTATGCCGACATCAGCAAGGACAAGGCCGGTTCGCCAATGCTCGACCATGACGGCAAGGTCTATGGTGTGCCGTGGGTGTGGGGCCTGACGGCGCTCGCCATCAATGAAAAATCCTTCGACAAGCCGCCGACCAGCATCGCCGAAATGTGGGATCCCGCACACAAGGGCCGTGTCGTCATCCGCGACGACGCCGTCGAGGCGGTGCAGTTCGGCGCCATCGCCACCGGCCAGAACATCAACGACATCAAGGACATGGACGCGGTCAAGACGAAGCTCACCTCGCTGATGCCGCAGATCAAGACTTTCTGGAGTTCGGAAAACGACTGGAACCAGATGGTCGCCTCCAACCAGATCGACATCGGCACCTACTGGAGCGGCTCGGCCGACCGCGCCAAGACGCACTTCAAGCTGCCGGTCTCGCTGGTCATTCCGCAGGAAGGCGCCGTCGCCTGGCTCGATGCGTTTTCCATTCCGGTCGGTTCCAAGAATGTCGCGGGCGCGGAGGCTTTCATCAACTACATGATCGACCCGAAATTCTATGTCGAATGGGTCACCAAGGTCGGCGCGCCCGTGTCGGCCAACACCAAGGCGGTGGACGCGCTGCCCGAGGATGCCTTCAACCGCAAGGTGATGGGCGATCCCGAGGTCGCCAAGCGCATCCAATTCCAGGCGCCGATCACCGACAAACAGCGCGAAGCCTATCTGGCGCTGTGGCAGCAGCTCAAGGTCGACGTGAAGTAAATAGCAGACGTCAGGGCCGGCCGGCGATCTTCGCCGGCTGGTTCTTCAGCCCTGGGGAGGAGTGCATGATGGCAGGTGCGGCCGCGTCGCGCAGCGGGCTGAAATCGGCGCTGCCGCTACTGGCGCCAGCCTATCTCTGGCTGACCGTGGCGATCTTCCTGCCGCTCTCGGCCATGGTCTTCTTCTCCTTCATGACCGACCTGCCGCTGTCGGGAAAGCCGTGGGCCTTCACTCTTGGCAACTATGCCGCCTTCTTCTCGCAAAGCCTCTATTTGACGCTGCTGCTGGCGTCGCTGCGCCTCGGCCTCGAGGTGACGCTGTGGTGCATCGTCATCGGCTATCCCGCGGCCTATGTGCTGGCCAAGGTGCTGAAGGGCCGCAGCCGCGAGGCGATTTTTCTCCTCGTCATCCTGCCGTTCTGGTCTAATGGGCTGGTGCGGATCTTCTCCTGGGCGATGGTGCTGCGCGAGGGCGGCATCCTCGATACGGCGCTCAACGCGGTGCTGCCGTTCAAGATCAACATCGATCTGATGTATTCCTATCCAGCCGTCATCATCGGGCTGGTGCACTCCTACGTGCCCTACATGGTGCTGACCTGCTATCTCACTCTGCAGGCCATCGACGACTCGCTGATCGAGGCCGGGCGCTCGCTCGGCGCCTCACGGCTGCAGGTGCTGAAGCGGGTGATCATCCCGCTGTCGATGCCGGGACTGGTGGCGGGCGCGGCGCTCATCTTCGTGCCGGTTGTCGGCTCGTTCATGGAGCCGCGCATTCTGGGCGGCCGCACCGGAACCTTCTACGGCACGGTGATCGAGGACCAGTTCGTCGCCGTGTTCAACTGGCCGCTGGGCGCGGCACTCTCCTTCATCCTGCTGGCCGTCGTGCTGGTTATCCTGGCGGTTGCCTCTCCGGTGTTGCGGAGGGCCTGATGATGATGACGACCCGCATCCTGGAATGGTTCGGCCGCCTCTATGTCGGGCTGCTGCTCGCCTTCCTCTATCTGCCGATCATCATCATGGCGCTGATGTCGTTCAACGTCTCGCCCTTCTACCAATTGCCGTTCGAATGGACGACCGAGTGGTATGCCTCGCTGTGGCAGAACGACCAGCTGATCGCGGCCACCTGGAACAGCCTTGAGATCGCCGTCATCACCACCATCATCAGCGTGGTGCTGGGCTCTGCCGCGTCGCTGGCGCTCTACCGCTATGAATTCCGTGGCAAGAAAGTGCTGCAGGCGCTGCTGTTTCCGCCGATCGCCATTCCCTGGCTGATCACCGGCACGGCGATGCTGATCTTCTTCTTCGGCGTCGGCATCGGGCGCGGCCTGTTCGCCATCCTGCTCGGCCATGTCGCGCTTGCGCTGCCCTATGTCATCGTCGTCGTCTCGGCACGGCTGCAGACCTTCGCGCCCGAACTGGAAGAGGCGGCGCGTTCGCTCGGCGCCAACCAGTGGCAGGTGACCAACCGCGTCACGCTGCCCTGGATCATGCCTGGCGTCATCGCCGGCGGGCTGTTTGCCTTCGCGGTGTCGTTCGACCAGTTCGTCGTCTCCTATTTTCTGGCGACGCCTGGCCAGACGACGCTGCCGGTCGAAATCTACGCCGCAATCCGCAAGGGTTTTACGCCCGAGATCAACGCGGTCTCGACAATCATCATCGTGGTGTCGATGGCGCTGATGCTGCTGACGGCGCGCTTCTTCAAATTCGGCGGAGAGAAATAATGGCCGGCGTGCAGGTATCGAACATCTCGCGCAGCTTTGGCGCGCACAAGGCGCTGGACGATGTCTCCATCGATTTCGCCGATGGCGGTTTCTATGCGTTGCTCGGGCCGTCGGGCAGCGGCAAGACCACGCTGCTGCGCCAGATCGCCGGCTTCGATTTTCCCGACTCCGGCCGCATCGCCATTGGTGGCGAGAGCGTCGAACGGGTGCCGGTTGAGAAGCGCCGCATCGGCATGGTGTTCCAGAACTACGCGCTGTTTCCCAATATGAGCGTCGCCGACAATGTCGCCTTCGGCCTGTCGGTGCGTGGCGAGGCCAAGGCGGTGATTGCCACCGAAGTGCAGCGCGCGCTCGATCTCGTGCAATTGGGCAAGCTCGGCGGCCGCCGGCCGCATCAGCTCTCCGGCGGCCAACGCCAACGCGTGGCGCTGGCGCGGGCCATCGTCACCAAGCCGCGCGTGCTTTTGCTCGACGAGCCGCTCGGCGCGCTCGACAAGGCGCTGCGCGTCGACATGCAGATCGAACTGAAGCGCATCCAGCGCGAGATCGGCATCACCACCATCTTCGTCACCCACGATCAGGAAGAAGCGCTGACGATGAGCGACCGCATCGGCATACTGCGCGACGGCAGGCTGGTGCAGGAAGGGCCGCCGGAGGAGATCTACGACCGGCCGAAAAGCGAATTCGCAGCAACCTTCCTCGGCGACGCCAACATCTTTCGCGGCGATTCGACCGGCAACGGCATCCGGCTGCCGGACGGCACGGCGATCGCCGCCGGCGTGGGCGCGACGCTTGCGGCCGGCGCGAAGGCCAGTTGCGCCGTTCGGCCCGAGCGCATTCGGATTGCCACGGATGCAGGCATTTCGGACGGCGATGCCAATAGCCTGAAGGGTCAGGTCTCCAAGCGCATCTTCGCCGGCAACAACAGCACCTACTTCGTCGAGCGGGCCGGCCAGACGCTGAAGGTCATCGTGCAGAACACCGGCGCGGACAGGCTGGCGGAAGGGCAGGATGTGGTGCTGCGCTGGTCGCCGGAGAGTACGGTGCTGATCGCGGCGGGGTAGGCCGCGCGGTTCGATAACTGGGACTGTTGGCGTTCCTTCGCACCCCCCTCTGTCCTGCCGGACATCTCCCCCGCAAGGGGGGAGATTGGCGGTTCCAGCGTCGCTGCCCTTTCTCCAACGTCGAAAATTTGCGAAAGCGGTGAGGCCTGCCAATCTCCCCCCTTGCGGGGGAGATGCCTGGCAAGGCAGAGGGGGGTGCTGTCCCTCCGTCCTTTCTGATTGCGAGCCCGGAGCTACAATGACCCTGGAACTGAGCGCGCGCGACCGATCCATGCTCGACGGCGAGCAAGGCCCATCCGCGGCTGCCGCCATGAAGATTCTCGTCGCCTTCTCCAACGCCGTCGGGGCGGACGGCCTGCTCGACATTACCAGCGCCCACATCGATGGATGCCTCTACCACGGCAAGGCCGGCCTCGATTTCGTCGAACGGCTCGCCGAGGGCGGCGGGCGTGTCAAGGTGCCGACGACGCTCAATGTCGGCTCGTTCGACCTCATCCATCCGGGCATGGTGAAGATGCCGGCAGCGGAGGAGGTGCCGGCGCGGCGGCTGATGAAGGCGCATATGGAACTTGGCTGCCAGGCGACGTTCACCTGCGCGCCCTACCAGACACGGTTCCGGCCCGAATTCGGTCAGCAGATCGCCTGGGGCGAATCCAACGCCATCGTGTTCGCCAATTCGGTGATCGGGGCGCGCACCAACCGCTATGGCGATTTCATCGACCTGTGCTGCGCCATGACTGGACGCGCGCCGGCTTGGGGCCTGCATCTGAGCGAAAACCGGCGCGGCCGCATCCTGTTCGAATTGGACGTTCCTGATCCGGAGCCGAGCGACAGCCTGTTCGTCGGCGTTGGGCTGATCATCGGACAAGCCAGCGGCGATCGAATTCCGGTGATTGCCGGCCTGCCGCAGCCGCGCGACGAGGACCAGTTGAAGGCACTCGGTGCTGCGGCGGCAACGACGGGTGCTGTGGCGCTGTTCCATGCGGTCGGCATCACGCCGGAAGCCGGAACGCTCGGCGAGGCGTTTCATGGCGAGGCGCCGGAGGAGACGATCCGCATCGGCCGTTCCGATGTCGACCGTGCGCTGGCCAGGCTATCGACGGTGCCGGATGGCTCGCGGCTCGCGGCGGTCTCGTTGGGCACACCGCATTTCTCCCATGAGGAATGGATGCGCCTGTTGCCGCTGCTGCGCGAGGCAGCGCCGGGCAGGGGCATCCCGATCTATGTCAACACAGGCCGCGCGACACTGACACGGCTGCAGCAAGAGGGCGCCCTGGCTGGGATGGAGGCGTTCGGCCTGGTTCCGGTTGCCGACACCTGCACCTATGTCACCTCGATCATGGAACGGCTTGACGGCGTGGTGATGACCAATTCCGGCAAATGGGCGCATTACGCGCCGGGCAATATCGGCGTGACGGTCGCCTTCGCCGACATGAAGGATTGCATCCGTTCCGCCGCGGTCGGCCATGTCGTGCGGAGCGGCACATGACACAACTGGCGGAAGCGTTTGAAAGAGCAGGCATCTTTCAGCTGGCCGGCGAGGCCGAAGGTCGGGCGCTGGCGTTTTCGCAGCCGCTCAGTTTCTGGGGCGGGATCGATGCGGAGACCGGAGACATCGTCGACCATTCGCATCCGGGGCTAGGCCAGAATGTCGCCGGCAAGATCCTGGTCATGCCGAGCGGGCGCGGCTCGTCATCTTCCTCCTCGGTGCTGGCCGAGGCGATCCGCAAGGGCACGGCGCCGGCCGGCGTTCTTCTGGAGCGGCCGGACCCGATCCTGGCGGTGGGCGCCATCGTCGCCGAGTTTCTCTATGGGATACGCATGCCGTTGGTGGTGTGTGACATTGCCGGCATTGAGACTGGTGACAGGATCGCGATCGGCTCAGGCGAGAATGGCCGCGCGACCACCAGGGTTCAAACAGAAAGGCAGCCGCTCAGATCTCCGGGATGTTCTCCTTGAAGATCACCTGCAGCCTCGGCTGGTGCAATTCGTAGGCCAGTCCCCGGACCGCATGGGTCAAGGTGTTGAGCGCCTCGCGGGCCTCGACGCGCGGGTTTTGGTCGATGACCGCGTCGAGCGTGCCGTCGAGCAGCAGGTCCTTGGTGCCGTCCGTCACCTCATGGCCGAGGAAGACCATGGATTGCGCGCGGCCGTGCTCCTTGAGCGCACGCGCAATGCCGGTGTTGCCGGCGCCGACATTGTAGATCGCGGCAAGGTCGGGATGCCGTTCCAAAAGCGCCGATGCTTCCGAATAGGCCTTTTCGCGGTCGTCCAGCATTTCGCGCATTTCGACGATCTCGAGATTGGGCGATTCCTCGGTCAATATGTGCCGGAACCCCATCTCGCGTTCCTCATGGCCGCGATAGGAGAGCGAGCCGGCGAACAGCGCCACCTTGCCGGGACGTTCCGACCCCATGAAGCGGTTGAGCAGATAGCCGGCCAGCCGGCCGGCGGCGCGGTTGTCGATGCCGATATAGGCGACCCTGGGCACATGCAGGATGTCGGAGGCGATGGTCACCACCTTGACGTCGTTGGCCGACAGCGAGCGGATCGCCTCGCGCACCGTCGGATGGTCGAGCGCGATGACGCCGACGCCTTGCGTCTGTCCCCGCAGATCCTGCAGCAGGCGGGCGAGCCGGTCGGGATTGAAGCCCTCTATGGTGGCGATGTGGACGTCGAGATCGGGTCGCGCCAGGGCCTGCGCCTCGATGTGGCGGTGCAGCATCTTGATGAAGGAATTGGTGCCGGCCGGCAGTGCGAAGTCGAGCCGGATGACCTCGCTGGGCGAAGGCCGTGGAGGCGCTCCGTTCGGGCTGTCGGCGATGTAGCCGAGGCGCTGCGCCATTTCGAGCACGACCTCGCGGGTGCGCGCCCGCACGCCGGGCCGATTGTTGAGCACGCGGTCGACGGTGGCGGCGGAGACGCCGGCTTCCCGGGCTATGTCAGTCAGGGTGGAACGCACCGTCTTTCATCTCCTCGACGCATCAGGATCACACATTGTCCGCGGCCGGCCTGATGGCAACGGCTCCTCGCTATCCGCGATTCTGATGGGAAATGATGTATCCGGCCTTGGCCGATGCGCAAGCCGTCGGGCTAAATCAAGTCGCCCGGCACGACGACACCGGGGCGGGAAGATACATTTCCCATCAAATCGAGGCACAGGAAGCGCTGTATGGGCCTTGGTATGACGCATTTCCTCGCCTCATTGCGATGTTGTGAGGTATTTTGATTATTTATGATGTTGACAGCCTTCCGATCCTGCCGTCAATATCCCTCATGGGCTCGTGGAGGAAACATTGGCCCTGAGGGAGGAATTCCAATGTCTGATCTGATCCGCATGTCGCGACGCCGATTGTTGGCGTCCGGAGGAAAGGCGGCGGTGTTCGTAGCCGCGGCAGGTATCGCACCCCAATTCATCCGTCCCGGCCGTGCCTATGCGGCGGACGCGCTGGCGCCGGGCATGATCGGCGGCCCGACCGGTTTCGAGGGCGCCGAGCGCTACCAGTATGGCGCCGACACGCCGGAAGGCCGCGCTATCGAGGCGGCCAAGGCGCTGAAGGGCGCCGGCAAGGCGCCGGCCAAGATCGTGCTCGGCCTGTCGGACGGCTCGATCGGCCAGCTCACGCAGCCTTTCCCGGCTGGCGCGCCGTCGATCAAGGAACTGTGGGAAAAGGAAACCGGCATTCCGATCGAGATCGTCGGCCTGCCGAACGGCCAGGAATTCACCAAGACGATGCAGGACATCTCCACCAAGGGTGGGGCCTATGACATCTATTCGACCGAATGGAACCGCCTCGGCGATCTCGCCGAGACCGGCGGCATCGCCAAGCTCGACGACTTCGTCGCGCAGTACAAGCCTGAGTGGGACGACCCCAAGACCGGCTATGTCGACGGCACCAAGGGCGTGTCGCTGCTCAACAAATACCGTGGCTCGAACTATGGCGTGTCGCTGGACGGCGACTTCCAGACCTGGGTCTATCGCACCGACCTGTTCGGCGACGCCGCCGAGCAGAAGGCGTTCAAGGACAAATACGGCTACGATCTGGCGCCGCCGAAAACCTGGAAGCAGCACGGCGATATCGCAGCCTTCTTCCAGCGTCCGGACAAGGGCCTGTTCGGCTCGACCGACCTGCGCAACCAGGGCTGGGGCTACACCAATTGGTACCAGCGCTATGTCTCGATGGCCTCGCCCAACCAGTTCCTGTTCGGTGACGACGGCAAGCCGCTGATCAATTCCGAGCACGGCATCGCCGCCGCCAACGAATATGTCGAATCGCTCGTCCATCACTCGCCGGATGCGATCTCGTGGGGCTGGCCGGAGCAGTATGGCAATTTCGCCAAGGGCGGTGCGGCGATGACCTGCGCCTTCTCCAACCTGCCGAAATTCCTCGACAATGCCGGCAACAAGGATTCGGCCGTCACCGGCAAGATCGGCTCGATGCTGCCGCCCGGCCGCGAGATCGACGGCAAGCTGATCAGCCGCTCCGTGCTGTGGTTCTCGCTGACCGGCATGGTCTCGTCGCAGTCGAAGAACCAGGAAGTCGCCTATCTCCTGCTGCAATGGCTGGGCTCGGCCCGCATCTATGCCTGGATGAGCGCCAATCCCGGCGGCTATCTCGATCCGTTCCGGCTTTCGGATTTCTCCGATCCGCTGGTGCGCCAGACCTACCATGCCTACCACATGGACGTGGTGCGCGAGACGGTCGCCCGCACCGTCCCGACCATCAACTATCCCGGCGCCACCGCCTTCCACAACGCACTGGACGAAAACCTCATGGCCTCGCTGACCAAGGCCAAGACCGCGGAGCAGGCGATGGCCGATACCGAAGCCGAGTGGAAGAAGATCGCCCGGCGCATCGGCGAGGACAAGCTGCTGGAAGCCATCAGAACCAACAAGGAGGCCTGGCCGACCGTTCTCGATCCCATCAGCTGATCCGTCTCCCTGGATCAGACCGGAGGGGAAGGGCGAAAGCTCTTCCCCTCCGCAGTCAACGCCACCAGCAAAAGCAGCCAGATGAAGCGTTCCGTTCCATTCGAGATATTCCGCTACGCCGCGATCCTCGCGGCGATGGCGGTGACGCTGGTGCCGATCCTGTGGATGGTGTCGATGGCCTTCAAGCCGATCGCCGAATGGTCGGCGACGGGCGCCGACCTGACATGGTGGCCGAAGAACCCGACGCTCAGCAATTTCCAGTTCGTGTTCGGCGAGTCCACCAACAGCCTCATCGTGGCGCTCGACCGCACCGCGCTGAAGCCGATCCTGTCGTCGCTGCTGTCGGCTGTGTTCGGCACCGCGATCGCCATGTCGGCGGGCACGGCGGCGGCCTATGGGCTGTCGCGCTTCGGCTCGGGACAGAACCTGCCGCTGGCGCTGATCCAGCTCAGGCTGTTTCCGCCGATGGCGGTGATGATCCCGGTGATGATCATGTGGGCGTTCCTGAATTTCACCGACAGCTGGTGGGGCCTGGCGCTGATCTACGGCATCGTCACCTTGCCGTTCGCCTTCTGGCTGATGAAGACCTTCTTCGACGACATGCCGCGCGAGATCGAGGAAGCCGCCCTGGTCGAGGGCTGTTCGCGGCTGCGTGTCTTCACCCGCATCACGCTGCCGATGATGCGCGCGCCGCTCGCCAGTGCCGCACTCTTCGTCTTCATCCTCAACTGGTCTGACTATCTGATCGCGCTGCTTCTGACGACGCGCGAATGGGTGACGATCCCCGTCTACATGGCCTCGCT harbors:
- a CDS encoding DUF3309 family protein produces the protein MSLGTILIIILVIALLGGFSGLGGGPFYGTGYYGGGGLGLVLLIIIILVLLGRI
- a CDS encoding GntR family transcriptional regulator gives rise to the protein MKRRAVQLSPGTGKPEQIATVLEHEIRSGVLGFGDRLQSENELVQRFSVSRNTVRKGLEELSSRGLITTKVGIGSFVTFDGKPVDDAIGWSRALANAGANAETRTLRLEVIEDADLAAMLEIESPFFIAVDRVRTNASDGHAISIERSRLPLSPELEDVPLRGLREGSLHQTLRAAGLIPDHGEEWVGIEMLNAEDAAILGCPQGTPFLRGRRLTRAADDRPIEYVTSLLNPAHFALHMRF
- a CDS encoding ADP-ribosylglycohydrolase family protein; its protein translation is MPDSTTLDRAMGAFVGGALGDALGMPTQLLSPARIAELHGHVEDFIAPFADHPVSKGLLAGTITDDTEQALLLGRILVESGERFDHARWVNALLDWEREVKVRGSYDLLGPSTKRAIDAINNGVPAEEAGRSGDTNGAAMRIAPVGIMMPLEPLDAFVAKVAETCRATHNTSIAIASAAAVAAAVSRGIAGGDWRAASDSAVAAARRGATLGHWVTGGDIAARIVWAQDIVRGKTKRDAIRMIIDLVGTGVASQESVPAAFAVLEVAGGDPWRAAVISANLGGDTDTIGAIAAGMAGACAGFSRLPRQRVADLKGFDMADVRALAADLVAARVARSGAQKTGSGKDAAA
- a CDS encoding ABC transporter permease encodes the protein MAGAAASRSGLKSALPLLAPAYLWLTVAIFLPLSAMVFFSFMTDLPLSGKPWAFTLGNYAAFFSQSLYLTLLLASLRLGLEVTLWCIVIGYPAAYVLAKVLKGRSREAIFLLVILPFWSNGLVRIFSWAMVLREGGILDTALNAVLPFKINIDLMYSYPAVIIGLVHSYVPYMVLTCYLTLQAIDDSLIEAGRSLGASRLQVLKRVIIPLSMPGLVAGAALIFVPVVGSFMEPRILGGRTGTFYGTVIEDQFVAVFNWPLGAALSFILLAVVLVILAVASPVLRRA
- a CDS encoding PfkB family carbohydrate kinase — encoded protein: MSGRLVHVGSAVVDHVYRIDALPTPGTEKTASSYAQVAGGGFNMMVAASRTGMKVVFGGQLGSGPNGDFLCAAFATEGIETLTPPSPVMDSGNCVAMISSDAERTFVSWPGAESTLSLDMMTPVSVAPGDWVFTSGYTLSYPNSRDALTDWIEALPAQTPFVFDPTPIVSDIPRPILSRVLARTTWLSCNMTEAVEIAGQGDVESLATRLLADHCPRADGVVIRSAAKGCHIRLATGSAQTIPGFKVAAVDTNGAGDTHIGAFVSALSRGVHCFEAARYANAAAAISVTRHGGSSAPNDAEIQTFLSQAAATGTPGQNQKAHQTA
- a CDS encoding ABC transporter substrate-binding protein — encoded protein: MRMPRLTALLTATAVFTTALTLAASAAEVHVLNWKGYGADEPWAVEAFEKATGNKVVNDFFNSEQEMLTKIRTNPGLYDVVMINAAFNDQAMAEKLIQPIDTSKLPNYADISKDKAGSPMLDHDGKVYGVPWVWGLTALAINEKSFDKPPTSIAEMWDPAHKGRVVIRDDAVEAVQFGAIATGQNINDIKDMDAVKTKLTSLMPQIKTFWSSENDWNQMVASNQIDIGTYWSGSADRAKTHFKLPVSLVIPQEGAVAWLDAFSIPVGSKNVAGAEAFINYMIDPKFYVEWVTKVGAPVSANTKAVDALPEDAFNRKVMGDPEVAKRIQFQAPITDKQREAYLALWQQLKVDVK
- a CDS encoding ABC transporter permease; the encoded protein is MMTTRILEWFGRLYVGLLLAFLYLPIIIMALMSFNVSPFYQLPFEWTTEWYASLWQNDQLIAATWNSLEIAVITTIISVVLGSAASLALYRYEFRGKKVLQALLFPPIAIPWLITGTAMLIFFFGVGIGRGLFAILLGHVALALPYVIVVVSARLQTFAPELEEAARSLGANQWQVTNRVTLPWIMPGVIAGGLFAFAVSFDQFVVSYFLATPGQTTLPVEIYAAIRKGFTPEINAVSTIIIVVSMALMLLTARFFKFGGEK
- a CDS encoding ABC transporter ATP-binding protein; its protein translation is MAGVQVSNISRSFGAHKALDDVSIDFADGGFYALLGPSGSGKTTLLRQIAGFDFPDSGRIAIGGESVERVPVEKRRIGMVFQNYALFPNMSVADNVAFGLSVRGEAKAVIATEVQRALDLVQLGKLGGRRPHQLSGGQRQRVALARAIVTKPRVLLLDEPLGALDKALRVDMQIELKRIQREIGITTIFVTHDQEEALTMSDRIGILRDGRLVQEGPPEEIYDRPKSEFAATFLGDANIFRGDSTGNGIRLPDGTAIAAGVGATLAAGAKASCAVRPERIRIATDAGISDGDANSLKGQVSKRIFAGNNSTYFVERAGQTLKVIVQNTGADRLAEGQDVVLRWSPESTVLIAAG